One genomic region from Delphinus delphis chromosome 14, mDelDel1.2, whole genome shotgun sequence encodes:
- the SCML4 gene encoding sex comb on midleg-like protein 4 isoform X2 has translation MQLPGGGDPTTQAKTVTTEECLVNPASMSRYSVDSSSAFSHRGSLPTSSSLYCKRQNSGDGHLGGGSATTVGGPHTSPMSSGGPSAPGLRPPGSSPKRNGTSLEGNRCASSPSPDRQDTRRPRSRNPSTWSVEDVVWFVKDADPQALGPHVELFRKHEIDGNALLLLKSDMIMKYLGLKLGPALKLCYHIDKLKQAKF, from the exons caaaaacagtcaccactgagGAGTGCCTGGTGAACCCTGCGAGCATGAGCCGCTACAGCGTGGACTCCTCCTCCGCCTTTAGCCACAGGGGATCCCTACCCACCTCCTCTTCGTTGTACTGCAAGAGGCAGAACTCTGGAGACGGCCACCTTGGGGGAGGCTCAGCCACCACAGTCGGTGGTCCCCATACCAGCCCCATGTCCTCTGGAGGCCCCTCAGCACCTGGGCTGAGGCCCCCTGGCTCCAGCCCCAAGAGAAACGGGACCTCTCTTGAAGGAAACAGATGTG CCTCAAGCCCTTCTCCGGACAGGCAGGACACCCGGCGGCCAAGGAGCAGGAACCCCTCTACCTGGTCCGTGGAGGATGTGGTCTGGTTCGTGAAAGACGCAGACCCGCAGGCTCTGGGGCCCCACGTGGAGCTCTTCCGGAAGCAT GAGATTGATGGCAATGCCCTCCTGTTGCTGAAGAGTGACATGATCATGAAATACTTGGGCCTAAAGCTGGGACCTGCACTGAAACTCTGCTACCATATCGATAAACTGAAGCAAGCCAAGTTCTGA
- the SCML4 gene encoding sex comb on midleg-like protein 4 isoform X3 yields MSRYSVDSSSAFSHRGSLPTSSSLYCKRQNSGDGHLGGGSATTVGGPHTSPMSSGGPSAPGLRPPGSSPKRNGTSLEGNRCASSPSPDRQDTRRPRSRNPSTWSVEDVVWFVKDADPQALGPHVELFRKHEIDGNALLLLKSDMIMKYLGLKLGPALKLCYHIDKLKQAKF; encoded by the exons ATGAGCCGCTACAGCGTGGACTCCTCCTCCGCCTTTAGCCACAGGGGATCCCTACCCACCTCCTCTTCGTTGTACTGCAAGAGGCAGAACTCTGGAGACGGCCACCTTGGGGGAGGCTCAGCCACCACAGTCGGTGGTCCCCATACCAGCCCCATGTCCTCTGGAGGCCCCTCAGCACCTGGGCTGAGGCCCCCTGGCTCCAGCCCCAAGAGAAACGGGACCTCTCTTGAAGGAAACAGATGTG CCTCAAGCCCTTCTCCGGACAGGCAGGACACCCGGCGGCCAAGGAGCAGGAACCCCTCTACCTGGTCCGTGGAGGATGTGGTCTGGTTCGTGAAAGACGCAGACCCGCAGGCTCTGGGGCCCCACGTGGAGCTCTTCCGGAAGCAT GAGATTGATGGCAATGCCCTCCTGTTGCTGAAGAGTGACATGATCATGAAATACTTGGGCCTAAAGCTGGGACCTGCACTGAAACTCTGCTACCATATCGATAAACTGAAGCAAGCCAAGTTCTGA